The genomic stretch TCCGAAGTGATTTATCTTTAACAGAAGCAAAATATTTCATTATTGGTGGCGAAGCATATCCCATATCCCAGCCAGTGGCTTGGTTGATATATTGTTGATTCCAATATTCGGCTCTATCCTTCATCTATCCAAAAAATAAATAGGCGATGAATATGGCCGCAATAACTCCTGCTAAATCTGCAATTAATCCAGCAGTAATGGCATATCTGGTATTTTTCACCGCCACAGAACCAAAATAAACAGCAATAATATAAAAGGTAGTATCTGTTGCTCCTTGCATGGTAGAACTCAATCGACCCGCAAAGGAATCAACCCCGTAAGTATTCATGGTTTCTAACATCACCCCTCTAGCTCCACTGCCAGATAATGGCTTCATAAAAGCTGTGGGTAAAGCGGGTACAAAATCGGTGTTTAAACCTACCAACTGCACTAAATAGGCTATTCCATCAATTAAATAATCCATGGCGCCACTCACTCTAAAAACGCCAATAGCCACTAAAATCGCTACGAGAAATGGAATGATTTTTATAGCAATTCCAAAACCTTCTTTAGCGCCTTCAATAAAGGTATCGTAGATATGAATCTTCTTTCTTAGCCCTAATACAATAAAAGATATGATTAAGGAAAACAATATTACATTGGCTGCAACAGAGGAATACACGGAAACTTTTTCTTGGGGCAAGACAGAGAACAAATAGATAATACCCGCAATAAATAAGGAAAGCCCACCCATATAGGCTATGATGACCTTATTGAAAAGGTTGATTTTTTGATATAAACTCACAGCAATAATTCCAGCCATGGTACTGAAGAAGGTAGAAAGCAATATGGGTAGAAAAATATCAGATGGATCTGCAGCTCCTAATTGAGCTCGATACACCATCACGCTAATTGGAATCAAGGTTAATCCAGAGGTATTCAATACCAAAAACATAATCATGGAATTGGAGGCTATATCTTTCTTGGGATTTAATTCTTGAAGCTGTGTCATGGCTTTTAAACCCATGGGAGTAGCCGCATTATCTAAACCCAGCATATTAGCCGCCAGATTCATCATGATACTTCCATTTACAGGGTGATCGGCAGGGATATCTGGAAAGAGTTTTCTAAAAAACGGCCCCACTATCTTACTTAAAATAGCCACCATTCCTCCTTTTTCGCCTACCTTCATTAGGCCTAACCATAACGTCATGACTCCTGTTAAGCCTAAACTGATTTCGAAACCCGTTTTGGCATTAACGAAAGTGCTATTCATCAAAGCTGGGAATATTTCTGTATCGCCAAAGAATATCAGGCGCACCAGAGCTATCACAAAAGCGCAAAGAAAAAAGAATACCCAAATATAATTAAGAGCCATAAAAATGAGTTTGACTTATTCTTGGGAAAGGGCTTCTTCCAACTCGTCTGTCATTTCTAAGTTATGATAAACATTAGACACATCATCGTCCTCCTCAAAAATCTCAATAATTTTCAATACTTTTTTGGCTGATTCTACATCTAATTTTTCTGTGGTGACAGGGATTCTCTGTAATTCTGCCGATTCTGGTTCAATATTGAGCTCCTCTAGTTTTTTCATCATAGAACCAAAGTCTTCCATGGCTGTAGTAATGGTTATATGTTGCTCTTCTACTTCTATATCTTCG from Lentimicrobium sp. L6 encodes the following:
- a CDS encoding nucleoside recognition domain-containing protein translates to MALNYIWVFFFLCAFVIALVRLIFFGDTEIFPALMNSTFVNAKTGFEISLGLTGVMTLWLGLMKVGEKGGMVAILSKIVGPFFRKLFPDIPADHPVNGSIMMNLAANMLGLDNAATPMGLKAMTQLQELNPKKDIASNSMIMFLVLNTSGLTLIPISVMVYRAQLGAADPSDIFLPILLSTFFSTMAGIIAVSLYQKINLFNKVIIAYMGGLSLFIAGIIYLFSVLPQEKVSVYSSVAANVILFSLIISFIVLGLRKKIHIYDTFIEGAKEGFGIAIKIIPFLVAILVAIGVFRVSGAMDYLIDGIAYLVQLVGLNTDFVPALPTAFMKPLSGSGARGVMLETMNTYGVDSFAGRLSSTMQGATDTTFYIIAVYFGSVAVKNTRYAITAGLIADLAGVIAAIFIAYLFFG